The following coding sequences lie in one Rutidosis leptorrhynchoides isolate AG116_Rl617_1_P2 chromosome 4, CSIRO_AGI_Rlap_v1, whole genome shotgun sequence genomic window:
- the LOC139841421 gene encoding uncharacterized protein has product MPIALDLEDTTAPTPELWELYTDGESGPEGVGTGLLLTGPNKEEHTYALRFNFKATNNEVEYEAVLVGIRLAKEIGVKKIQTYVDSYSVSNQINGSFEAHNKGMQAYLALARSLVREFNDFQISQIPRSQNKQVDVLSKLAALTFNHLEKKVLVEQVFKKSIKPSQLTDVVEEAEHCWMTDIIEFLKTGSLP; this is encoded by the coding sequence ATGCCAATTGCGCTTGACTTAGAAGATACCACAGCGCCAACACCGGAACTTTGGGAGTTGTATACTGATGGCGAGAGTGGTCCGGAAGGAGTGGGCACAGGTTTGTTGCTCACTGGACCCAATAAGGAGGAGCACACCTATGCGCTAAGATTCAATTTCAaggcaacaaataatgaagtagaaTATGAAGCTGTGCTAGTAGGAATAAGGCTAGCTAAGGAAATTGGGGTCAAAAAAATCCAAACGTATGTTGATTCCTATTCAGTTTCCAATCAGATTAACGGTTCCTTCGAAGCTCACAATAAAGGAATGCAGGCGTACCTGGCTTTGGCACGTTCCCTGGTCCGCGAATTCAATGATTTTCAGATAAGCCAGATACCTAGAAGCCAGAACAAACAAGTAGACGTGTTAAGCAAACTGGCCGCGCTAACATTTAATCACCTCGAAAAGAAGGTCCTCGTTGAGCAAGTTTTTAAGAAATCTATTAAGCCTAGTCAACTAACTGATGTTGTAGAAGAAGCTGAGCATTGCTGGATGACCGATATAATTGAGTTCCTAAAGACAGGCTCGCTGCCCTAA
- the LOC139841422 gene encoding uncharacterized protein gives MIPITSPWPFCKWTIDIVGPFPAGSESADYLVVAIDFFTKWVEAKPLSKIMSNKVTDFFWDSIVCSTGETPFSLVYGLEAVLPVAIAIPTEKMMSFNQNQNSRDMRTNLELLQERREMTAAREAINKQRIARYYDKRVRLITYTVGDLVWRDNQASRIEDTRKLGPNWEAPTGSLELLKLEPTNWRSSMVR, from the exons ATGATCCCCATAACGTCACCATGGCCTTTCTGCAAATGGACCATTGACATAGTGGGACCGTTCCCTGCCGGATCAGAAAGCGCTGATTACTTGGTAGTCGCAATCGACTTCTTCACCAAATGGGTAGAAGCAAAACCACTAAGCAAAATCATGAGTAATAAAGTGACAGATTTTTTCTGGGATAGTATTGTTTGCAG TACTGGAGAGACGCCGTTCAGTTTGGTGTACGGCTTAGAAGCAGTTCTACCTGTAGCGATAGCCATCCCCACAGAGAAAATGATGTCTTTCAATCAGAATCAGAACTCTAGAGATATGCGAACTAACCTTGAATTATTACAAGAACGCAGGGAAATGACAGCCGCGCGTGAGGCTATCAACAAACAGCGAATTGCAAGGTACTACGATAAGAGAGTTAGGCTCATTACATACACAGTTGGTGACCTTGTTTGGCGCGACAACCAGGCAAGCAGAATCGAAGACACCAGGAAACTAGGACCCAATTGGGAGGCCCCTACAGGGTCATTGGAATTACTAAAACTGGAACCTACAAACTGGCGGAGCTCAATGGTAAGGTGA